The Atlantibacter hermannii genomic interval ACTTGACTGACCCGTCACCAGCCACCACCTTTGCGCACCTTGACGCAACCGTGGTACTGAGCCGTCAGATCGCGTCCCTGGGTATTTACCCTGCGGTTGACCCGCTGGACTCCACCAGCCGTCAGCTGGATCCGCTGGTTGTCGGTCAGGAGCACTACGACACCGCGCGTGGCGTACAGTCTATCCTGCAGCGTTACCAGGAACTGAAAGACATCATCGCCATCCTTGGTATGGACGAACTGTCTGAAGAAGACAAACTGGTGGTAGCTCGCGCACGTAAGATCCAGCGCTTCCTGTCCCAGCCGTTCTTCGTGGCAGAGGTGTTTACCGGTTCTCCGGGCAAATACGTATCGCTGAAAGATACCATCCGTGGCTTTAAAGGCATCATGGAAGGCGAATACGATCACCTGCCGGAGCAGGCGTTCTACATGGTTGGCTCCATCGACGAAGCCGTGGAAAAAGCCAAAAAACTTTAACGCCTTAATCGGAGGGTGATATGGCAATGACTTACCACCTGGATGTCGTCAGCGCTGAACAGCAAATGTTCACAGGGCTGGTGGAAAAAATCCAGGTTACGGGTAGTGAAGGTGAACTGGGGATTTACCCGGGCCACGCACCGCTGCTCACCGCCATTAAGCCTGGTATGATCCGCATCGTGAAGCAGCACGGTCATGAAGAGTTTATCTATCTCTCCGGCGGCATTCTTGAAGTGCAACCGGGCAACGTGACTGTGCTGGCAGATACCGCGATTCGCGGTCAGGACCTCGACGAAGCGCGAGCCCTGGAAGCGAAGCGTAAGGCAGAAGATCATATTCGTAATTCTCACGGCGACGTGGATTACGCTCAGGCTTCTGCTGAACTGGCTAAAGCGATTGCCAAACTGCGCGTTATCGAGTTAACCAAAAAAGCGATGTAACACCGGCTTGAACGACAAAATGCCAGTCTGAAGACTGGCATTTTTTTGGCTTGCGGTTACCCCCGCTGCTGCCGGACGTTAATGCGATAATCGATCACCGCATTATTATCACCTTTTCGGGTGGTTTCCTTCCCGCGCCTTCCCTCTACAGTAAATTCATTTGCCCGGTAGGCAGCATGAAACCGGCTATCCTTTGCGCTGGCGTCTACGGTTCGGGTTTACAGGGCGGATAATTTTTCATAAAAACTAAGTGCGTCAGTAACGCTATGGCAATGAATTAGCCGCTTAAATACGTCTGAAAGGGAGCTGATTACGTTCGTATTAACGGGCGAAGAAAGCAAATTCACTGTTGAGCGCGTAATATATCGTCAATCCATTTTACCGCGAAAAATATGTAGAATTTTCAGGCATAAATCGTTTTACTTCATTCACTTTATTGATACAGGACGCGTATGGCGAACAGTGCGATGAGCGTGGTTATCCTTGCCGCAGGCAAAGGCACCCGCATGTATTCCGATCTTCCAAAAGTGCTTCACACGCTTGCCGGTAAGCCCATGGTGCAGCATGTGATTGATGCGGCAACGCAAGTTGGCGCACAGCGTGTGCATCTGGTTTACGGTCACGGCGGCGATCTGCTTAAAGAAACCCTCCGTAATGATGCCGTTAACTGGGTATTACAAGCCGAACAACTGGGCACCGGTCACGCGATGCAGCAGGCAGCGCCGTTTTTTGCGGATGATGAAGACATTCTGATGCTGTATGGCGATGTGCCGTTGATCTCCACTGAAACCCTGGCGCGGTTGTGCGATGCCAAACCGCAGGGCGGCATTGGCCTGCTGACAGTCAAACTTGACGATCCTACCGGCTATGGCCGCATTACCCGTGAAAACGGCAAAGTAACGGGTATCGTTGAGCATAAAGATGCCAGCGAAGAACAGCGCAAGATTAATGAAATCAATACTGGCATTTTGATTGCCAACGGCGCGGATCTAAAACGCTGGCTGTCGAAGCTGACCAACAATAATGCCCAGGGTGAGTTTTACATCACTGACATTATTGCGTTCGCCTCACAAGAAGGCCGCGATATCGCCGCCGTGCATCCCGATCGGTTAAGCGAAGTGGAAGGCGTGAATAACCGCCTGCAACTGGCGCGACTGGAGCGTGTTTATCAGTCAGAACAGGCGGAAAAACTGCTGCTGGCAGGCGTCATGTTACGCGATCCGGCGCGCTTTGATCTGCGTGGCGAGTTAACCCACGGGCGTGACGTCGAAATTGATACCAATGTCATTATTGAAGGCAACGTGATGCTGGGCAATCGGGTGAAAATCGGCGCGGGCTGTATCATTAAAAACAGCGTCATTGGCGATGATTGCGAAATTAGCGCTTACTCCGTTGTGGAAAATGCCCGGCTTGACGCCGCCTGCACCATCGGACCGTTTGCGCGTTTGCGTCCCGGTGCCGAGCTGGAAGAAGGCGCGCACGTCGGCAACTTCGTGGAAATGAAAAAAGCGCGACTCGGCAAAGGCTCGAAAGCGGGCCATCTCTCCTATCTTGGGGATGCGGTCATTGGCGCAAATGTAAACATCGGCGCAGGCACCATCACCTGTAACTACGATGGCGCGAATAAACATCAAACGATTATTGGCGACGATGTCTTTGTGGGTTCAGATACCCAACTGGTCGCGCCGGTTACCGTAGCGAGCGGCGTCACTATCGGCGCAGGCACCACGGTGACCCGCAATGTCGCAGAAAATGAACTGGTTATCAGCCGCGTGAAGCAGACCCATATCCAGGGCTGGCAACGTCCGGTGAAGAAAAAATAATTAACCTCGCCGTAAGGCGGGGCCGGGACGAGGGGAAATCATAATTCCTCCGCCCAGAAGCAGTACCATAATAATAACCCCACTCTCTACAAGGCTCGGGGCGCTCAAAAAGAGCAACAAAGGTCGACTGACAACCTATGGCATATTGCCAGAATCAGGAAACAAAACTATGTGTGGAATTGTTGGCGCAGTCGCGCAGCGTGATGTTGCAGAAATCCTTCTCGAAGGGTTACGCCGTCTGGAATACCGTGGTTATGACTCTGCGGGACTTGCAGTTATCAACAGCAGCGGAGAGATGACGCGTTTACGTCGTCTGGGCAAAGTTCAGATGCTGGCGCAGGCCGCACAGGAACAGCCCCTGCATGGCGGCACAGGTATTGCGCATACGCGTTGGGCGACCCACGGTGAACCGTCGGAAGCAAACGCGCACCCGCATGTATCCGACCACATCGTGGTGGTGCATAACGGGATTATTGAAAACCATGAACCGCTGCGCGAGTTGTTGCAGGCGCGGGGGTATCAGTTTGTTTCCCAGACCGATACGGAAGTGATCGCGCATCTGGTTCACTGGGAGCTTGAGCAGGGCGGCACGCTGCGTGATGCGGTGCTGCGCGCCATTCCTCAGCTGCGTGGCGCGTACGGCACCGTCATTGCCGACACCCGTAATCCGGACGTTCTGCTGGCGGCGCGCTCAGGCAGCCCGCTGGTCATCGGCCTTGGCATGGGCGAAAACTTTATCGCCTCGGATCAGTTGGCCCTGCTGCCGGTAACCCGCCGCTTTATCTTCCTGGAAGAGGGCGATATTGCCGAGGTGACTCGCCGTACCGTCACTATCTTTGATAAATCCGGTGAGCAGGTGAGTCGCCCTGAACTCGAATCCAATCTGCAATATGACGCGGGCGATAAAGGCATTTATCGTCACTATATGCAGAAAGAGATTTACGAGCAGCCGAACGCCATTAAAAACACCCTGACCGGGCGCATCAGCCACGGTGAAGTGGATTTAAGCGAACTCGGCCCTCAGGCTAACGATTTGCTGTCTCAGGTTGAGCATATTCAGATTGTTGCCTGTGGGACGTCTTACAACTCCGGCATGGTATCGCGTTACTGGTTTGAAGCGCTGGCAGGCGTCTCCTGCGATGTGGAGATCGCCTCGGAATTCCGTTATCGCAAATCCGCGGTGCGTCGTAACAGCCTGATGATCACCCTGTCTCAGTCTGGCGAAACCGCCGATACGCTGGCGGCGCTGCGTCTTTCCAAAGAGCTTGGCTATTTGGGGTCGCTGGCGATCTGCAACGTACCGGGCTCCTCGCTGGTGCGTGAGTCCGATCTGGCGCTGATGACCAAAGCTGGCACTGAAATCGGCGTAGCGTCGACGAAAGCGTTCACCACTCAGCTCACGGTACTGTTGATGCTGGTGGCGAAACTGGCGCGCCTGAAAGGGCTGGATGCGTCTATCGAGCATGACATTGTTCACGGCCTGCAGGCATTGCCGAGCCGTATCGAGCAGATGCTGTCTCAGGACAAACGTATTGAAGCGCTGGCTGAAGATTTCTCTGATAAACATCACGCCCTGTTCCTGGGCCGTGGCGATCAGTACCCCATCGCGCTGGAAGGCGCGTTGAAACTGAAAGAGATCTCGTATATTCACGCCGAAGCTTACGCCGCAGGCGAGCTGAAACACGGTCCGCTGGCGTTAATTGATGCTGATATGCCGGTTATCGTGGTTGCGCCTAACAACGAACTGCTGGAAAAACTGAAATCCAATATTGAAGAGGTTCGCGCCCGTGGCGGCCAGCTGTACGTCTTCGCTGATCAGGATGCCGGTTTCGCCAGCAGCGACAATATGCACATCATTGAGATGCCGCATGTGGAAGAGGTTATTGCACCTATTTTCTACACCGTACCGTTGCAGTTGCTGGCCTATCACGTTGCGCTGATTAAGGGCACCGATGTCGATCAGCCGCGTAACCTCGCGAAGTCGGTTACCGTAGAATAATGTCTCCAGCCTCACCCTCCGGGTGAGGCTTTTCCCCCGTTTTTGGTTGAAATTTCTTCAAAATAAATCGCCTTTTATTTATGACAACCTGCCATCTCAGGCTACCTTTTAGGGTGTCATAAAAATAAAATTTCTCTGCAATCCTGTTGTCATAAATTAGCGTAATCTAATGATTTTTAATGCTCTATTTGAAAAATAATCAAGCTGATTTCCGCTGTCATAAAACTGTCATAATTCGTACATTTAACTGTCACCAAAGTGTCCTATTTTGCTCATCGTAGCCACTAAACAACGAATTACGATCCAGCAGGAGACATTATGAAAGTTATGCGTACCACCGTCGCAACTGTTGTCGCCGCGACCTTATCGATGAGCGCTTTTGCCGTTAATGCAGCGGCAAGCCTGACTGGCGCCGGTGCAACCTTCCCTGCGCCGGTGTATGCCAAATGGGCAGATACCTACCAGAAGTCCACGGGCAATAAAGTGAACTATCAGGGTATCGGCTCCTCCGGCGGCGTTAAGCAAATTATTGCGAATACCGTTGATTTTGGTGCGTCTGATGCGCCGCTGAGCGATGAAAAACTTCAGCAGGAAGGCCTGTTCCAGTTCCCGACCGTGATTGGCGGCGTGGTGCTGGCGGTAAATCTCCAGGGTGTGAAATCCGGTGAACTGGTTCTGGATGGCAAAACCCTCGGCGATA includes:
- the atpC gene encoding membrane-bound ATP synthase, which gives rise to MAMTYHLDVVSAEQQMFTGLVEKIQVTGSEGELGIYPGHAPLLTAIKPGMIRIVKQHGHEEFIYLSGGILEVQPGNVTVLADTAIRGQDLDEARALEAKRKAEDHIRNSHGDVDYAQASAELAKAIAKLRVIELTKKAM
- the glmU gene encoding bifunctional protein GlmU [includes: UDP-N-acetylglucosamine pyrophosphorylase; glucosamine-1-phosphate N-acetyltransferase], with translation MANSAMSVVILAAGKGTRMYSDLPKVLHTLAGKPMVQHVIDAATQVGAQRVHLVYGHGGDLLKETLRNDAVNWVLQAEQLGTGHAMQQAAPFFADDEDILMLYGDVPLISTETLARLCDAKPQGGIGLLTVKLDDPTGYGRITRENGKVTGIVEHKDASEEQRKINEINTGILIANGADLKRWLSKLTNNNAQGEFYITDIIAFASQEGRDIAAVHPDRLSEVEGVNNRLQLARLERVYQSEQAEKLLLAGVMLRDPARFDLRGELTHGRDVEIDTNVIIEGNVMLGNRVKIGAGCIIKNSVIGDDCEISAYSVVENARLDAACTIGPFARLRPGAELEEGAHVGNFVEMKKARLGKGSKAGHLSYLGDAVIGANVNIGAGTITCNYDGANKHQTIIGDDVFVGSDTQLVAPVTVASGVTIGAGTTVTRNVAENELVISRVKQTHIQGWQRPVKKK
- the glmS gene encoding glucosamine--fructose-6-phosphate aminotransferase, with protein sequence MCGIVGAVAQRDVAEILLEGLRRLEYRGYDSAGLAVINSSGEMTRLRRLGKVQMLAQAAQEQPLHGGTGIAHTRWATHGEPSEANAHPHVSDHIVVVHNGIIENHEPLRELLQARGYQFVSQTDTEVIAHLVHWELEQGGTLRDAVLRAIPQLRGAYGTVIADTRNPDVLLAARSGSPLVIGLGMGENFIASDQLALLPVTRRFIFLEEGDIAEVTRRTVTIFDKSGEQVSRPELESNLQYDAGDKGIYRHYMQKEIYEQPNAIKNTLTGRISHGEVDLSELGPQANDLLSQVEHIQIVACGTSYNSGMVSRYWFEALAGVSCDVEIASEFRYRKSAVRRNSLMITLSQSGETADTLAALRLSKELGYLGSLAICNVPGSSLVRESDLALMTKAGTEIGVASTKAFTTQLTVLLMLVAKLARLKGLDASIEHDIVHGLQALPSRIEQMLSQDKRIEALAEDFSDKHHALFLGRGDQYPIALEGALKLKEISYIHAEAYAAGELKHGPLALIDADMPVIVVAPNNELLEKLKSNIEEVRARGGQLYVFADQDAGFASSDNMHIIEMPHVEEVIAPIFYTVPLQLLAYHVALIKGTDVDQPRNLAKSVTVE